One genomic window of Sphingobacterium oryzagri includes the following:
- a CDS encoding DUF7674 family protein has product MKKLNRYRASYFLAQRCTAIQSDLRSLAQKRNFPGLLQAVINHLRVLHANREFVTINAYINHLSRAYDRGNGCVRYLIENLFVRSLGFLKKNSTPAEWIVLYNHLPLAFVHVYEQQLREEPLK; this is encoded by the coding sequence ATGAAAAAGCTAAATCGATATCGGGCGAGTTACTTTCTTGCCCAGCGCTGCACGGCGATTCAAAGCGATCTTCGGTCATTAGCGCAGAAACGCAACTTTCCTGGCTTGCTGCAAGCTGTGATCAATCACCTGCGCGTACTGCATGCTAATCGTGAATTTGTGACGATCAATGCGTACATCAACCACCTTAGTCGGGCATACGATCGTGGCAATGGCTGCGTCAGATACCTCATTGAAAATCTGTTTGTGCGTTCGCTGGGCTTCCTAAAGAAAAATAGTACCCCTGCCGAGTGGATCGTATTGTATAATCATCTTCCCCTGGCATTTGTACACGTGTATGAGCAGCAACTGCGTGAAGAACCCCTTAAATAA